ACCTCCTCTCACTGGTACTCACTGGTGTTGGAGTTGTAGCTGTAGCCTGCGGTGGTGGGCGGTGGTGACTCTGAGTCCACAGAAGCTGTATCTTCATCCTGGGAGCAGCCTGCCTGGATGGCCCGCAGGTAGCTGTGGCTGCGCGACCGGAAGCATGTAGGCGCAGGCAGATCCAGAGCCTCCACCGCCTGTGATTCCCCCTCGCAGTACGGCACCGAGTGCCCACAGCCCTGCCCGCATACCTGAAAAAACGTGTGCAGACTCACACGCTGAGGGCAGAGGGCAGACTGATGAACAAGCATTTAACAGATCTGCActcagtggtggaagaagtacTCAGATATTTCATGACAGAACAGAAACCTGAAAATATTCAATTACAAAATACATGTCATGTATTCAAAATTCTCCTGAGGTTGCATTAAACAGTGCCTGTGTGCGCTTATAAAACTAATGTGTAAATAGCATTTTACTGTTTGAGCTAGTTATACCTGCTTTATAAGACATTTAGGTAGTCCAGCGCAGTGGTTACTGAACTAGAGCTTTGTCCTATTTCCAGACACAATAAATCTGTCCCCAAGTGACATGATTGATGGAGTgggaaagaaaaatcatgaagcacTCTACATgagtaaatgtattttctgcctCATGCTATACCTCTAAATCAAAATCTAGGCCCCTACATTTCATAGGTAAATGGCGTGGTGGCATCAGTGCGGCATGGTGTTAAACTTCAACACAAACAAGAGTGATTGTTTTATTCATAGTGCAGATACAATATAAAAAAGTAATGTAGCGTCGTATGAGTCGCTCAGAATAGCTTTTCTCTCAATGTTGCATGGGTTTGTGTTGTTACTGTGTGATGGGAATAAGCAGTGACATTCGGCATCATCTGAAATGTTTGATCATGCGACATGAAAGGAAGTAGAAACGAGCAGTGGtagttatttttatgtttggcATTTTAGTAGCAAATATGAAAGTGTCGAGTTGTGGGTGGTACACAAACATGATAAACTGGTCCCTGACTCCAAATACTGTATAAGTAAGTATCAAAAAAATCTTTTAGCTTGATTGACTCAACCTTCATCTTAAATGAAATTGAGTCTCTAAATCATTATTTGATTAATATAAAACCTCCCCTGTTGAAAATAGGGACGCCATTGCTTCTCCATGAAAGGTATTCCTGCCTCAGCTGTTGATGGTATGCGATTCTGTATCCCAGTCTAATTGTGCTGATGAAGATGTACAACAAGCTCCCTCTCAGGGAAATGTTCCACTTTGACATTCTGCAAATGCTCTCAAGCTTCTTTTCTATTCCTCCTGCTTATTCCCGACTGGTTTATTCATGTACCATCTCTACAGTCTCAGAGACATTCATTAAAATTTCCTCTCACAGTAGCTTCAAAACTTAAGGGTTGTGCCAAAGTATTTTTTGCAGCTTCTCTTGTGATGTTAcccttaaacacacacaaaattatgCAATTAGTTGTTTCTAAAATGTACGCTCAGGTACCAGTTCATATTGCATCATCCTGCAATATATCTCACCTACAAGAGcgttttaatgcagttttatgATGCTGGTGAACTGCTTTACTCAACTATGCGTAATAACAAAAGCACCACTGACATTTTAATGCAATGAAGTTCAACAGTCACAGATTACTATCACTCACATTAGTATTTACTGATCAACAGCAGAcgcatgaaataaaaaatagtcTTTGCCAACAAGTAACAACAAGCCACAGTAACAGCAACACATTTGATAAGGTGAAAGACTTACCTGAGCGGTGGAGCCTCTGCCCAGTGTAGCAGAGCATTGGCTGAAATCATTGTTCCTGTGGCGTGGAGGGGCCTCCAAGGGGCTCACCAGGCAGTCTAAGTTATCAAGGCTCCGATTAGTGGACAGCTCTTTCAGCGACGGCAGGGAGCTGTGGAGGTGAATGTAATAATCAGCCTCTCAGAAGTCAGAGACTGGAATAAATGAGGGCTGTGTTTAATTGATGATATCCAGGaaaaactttaaatcacatttctGAAAAGTTCCCCTGggtattttaaaattaaatactaCTGAGATGTGTGGAGAGTGATATGTGCTTTAAAATAGCAGCACAGAGGAAATAGTGACTCATGAGCAAAACTGCCAAATACAATTTTATAAATATTCCTCATTAATTGATCCTAAAAATTCATTTCCTCTGTTCTGGCTGGCCAATATGGCACTTGGGTGTTagtgaaaatgtgtgtgcacTAAGCAACAGCGTGTGCTGGAGTGATTTCCGAGAAAAATTTGCATGTTATGAAATCAGGGCTTGAGGAAGCAGGTGAGAGTAGAGTACTGACACGCCACTCAGGGTACCTGCAAGGTGAGAGATGGAACTGTGGGCAGAGAGGAAAATTACTGGGAGGGTTAGACGAAAAAGGTGGTGGGTAGTGATGGGTGGACAAGTGAGGGTGGGACGAGGGGACGAGGGCCATACTGCCTGCCTGTGGATGACACTGACCTCAGATGCTGCATAGAGCATGCACTCTGTAGAGGAGACCACAGATAATCCTCCCGCATGAGAGCGTAGCAACGAGGCCTGTCCGTGTGGATGTAGGGGTAAAACACATGGCAAACAATTTCACCTCCTATTGCTTTAGCAGCAGATAAATATGATACTGTGTGTGATTTCTTGCCCCCTCTTATTAAGCTGCATCTTATTATTTGTGACAGGATGCTGCCACCTGCTGACTACCTCTGAGGACATAAGAAAAACGACTCTTCCCACAATTATAACAAATGCTCCTTCAGTGCCTGTTTATGCTTTAATGACGGTAAAGTACTAACTGAACTATGGCAAATCAATGAGCATGATAATCAAGGTCATAGTTCCGGTACTATGTATAGATTCTCTACGCTATGGGACTTACTTGCGTGGAGGTGGCGGCGGCTGCTGCTCACTCAGGGACTGCTGGGTGGCCTTCAGGTAGCTCTGGCGACGAGCTGCAGATTTGGGGGAAGGTTTGGGGCTTCCCTCTGAATCCTCACTGTCTTCTAGGTCTCCCATAGCTTTCACATAGCTGCCACTACGCATCCTTCGGCAAGGGATCTCCGTTCCTTTGGCCCGTCCGCGACCCAAAGTTCCTGCCCAGTCACCAAGAGGGACCTGGattgtgaaaacacacacattgacaCAGTGTAATCTGATCGTATCCTTTATTGAAACTGAGTGTATTTTACAGTTTGCATCAGATTTCGTTTGTGAATCTCCACAGTATGACTGTATGCATGCGCAGCAATGGtacatgaaaagaaaatgtgactaGAATGAATGTTATGATTTGTGAGAAAAATCTATAAATGTGACTGAATATGAACAATGAAGATAAAGCATATATGATCAACAGAATGAGAGTCATTCTTATCAGATTATCAGCCAAAAGGAAGTGATGTGCAGTGCTTAAAACTGACCAATAAAACCACTCATCCTTAGAGAAATTATAACGAAATCCATGCAAACTTACAAggaatgatgatgaagatgaataCTCACTGGCCCTCCTACCTGAAGGAACTGTTGTGTCAGGTCTTGATGGCATGACTTTGATTTAAGCAGGGTCCTGTTGACCGTAGCAGAGCCCTTCTGCAACACTTGCCTGGCCTGGCTGAGGGTGAGAGTGGACCAGGACCCCCTCTTCACTAGTGTGTCATCCTTGCTTCCCCTAGTTCTTCCCTCCTCATCCTTGGATCCTACCTGTGTCGCTTGGCATGCCAGAAACTTGAGGTCACTGCTGCTTTTCGAGGTCTTGAGGGTATGTGCAGAAATTGTGTTGTAGCCCTGTGGAATATGTCTGGGAGCGGCTTGGCTGTCTGACACCGCTCTGCCAAGAGTCATCATGCTCAGCGGGTTGCGGTAACCTACAGCAATAGTGCCAGCTTTGGTAGTGTCAGTGTCCAGGGCATCATCTGAGCTCCAGAGGCCTAGCGTATTAGGCCTAGGTCTCTGCTTTGGCCCCTCAGTCTTAGCTCTGTCTTTACTCTTGCTCCTGCGGGTTGGCCTACCGCCATCGTCACCACTTCCTGTACTTCCTCCAGCAGAGCGTCCGTTTAAGCTGCCTTTGATTGCAGAGTTTTCCAGAGACTGTGACTTGGCGAATAGCTTCTGCACAGAGTGCATCAGATGGCGTATACGTCCTGGACTCTCACTGCGTTGCTTTGACATACGTCCTCTGTGGAACTGCAGCGTACTGAAGCCATCACGGTGTAGAGGCAGGTGCCTCTCCAGCTGATCCAAAAGGTTGGTAGGCAACCGATTCATCttggctgctgctgcagaggagaTGGTGGCCGATCCACTGGTGATCATAGGAGCACCAGTCAGGCCCAGACCCAAACCCATACCCATAGACAAGGAGGTGGATAGTGTACCTGCCCTGCTGCCCTGTCCAactccaccaccaccagccaCACGGCCCTGGGAGCAGTCGACTTGGTCAGTCTGGGAGGTGAAATGCAGACGAGGGAAAGTGCTGCTGTTGGACATCTGGCTAAAAGGCAGCAGGCAGTCAGGGGTCAGGGCGGTGGGGCTGGTGGGGGGGCACTGGTGGAGATGGGGGTCCAGAGTGCCATAATGGTTTATGGTGGGGTTCAACAGAAAGGTGCTATGAGGGTCAGAGGTCAAAGggcacagaggcttctgttggcACCCCGCTGGTTCACATGAGTCAGACAGGTGACGACTGCGGTTGGCTCCTAACCCTTTCATGGTGGCTGAGGTGTTTCCTTAAAACATTTCTCCAATCAGTGCAGATCTACTGACCTGAAGTGTCCTGCAGGATCTACTGTCCTGCAGTGGGGAaagatgaaacacacacagaaacagtccATTTAACATGCAGTTCAAACAAGGCAAACATCATCAGGAGGGACAAGAGGCACCCCCTTTGCCATCTGGTCGATGGTATCTCCCCCCTTGACTTGCTACAAACAGATCTGAGTAACCACTTGTTCCCCAAGCACTTATTTTTAAACAGGCATCAATGTCCACCCCATTCAAATCTGTTGCAAGGTGCGTGCTATGGGTATGCGTTGGAGCATGTTTAATGCTGATttgtttgttgtgatgaaatggCATGTGACTATGCTGCGAACCAAATTTCCCCACAGGGACAAATAAAGTGTTTATCCAGACTGATAGTTGTGtagaagtgaatgaaaaataaactctAACAACACTTCTGGGCATATTCCTGTCACATTGTAGTTATTTTCTCTGACTGACCAGCTTTTACTCTTGTTTGTTGCCAATGCACTAACAAGGAATGTTTAAGAAAAATGTGCCAGCGTTTGTGTCTTTATAGAGATTATACTAAACAGTGCATGACAGTGTAAGAGCCATTTGTGTACAATATAAAGCCTCAGAAGGGGAGCTCTACACATCTATACTTAaaactaatgaacacattagaGTTAGAGCCCATTTAGAAGTGTTTCTCCCTGTGTGTCCTTGGATTCTGAGAGCAGTAACTGAGCTAAAAAAGACATTATAGGCTGTCTCTGCTGTGTGGTGCATTTCACAAAGGCAGCATAACACAGCAAGCAATCTGGAGAACAGCTATTGTCCTCTAAAGTGAGTTCCCACATACAGTAAGTTGCTGAACACAACAAACCACCAGGTGGCGCAGCAGCAGCAAGTGCACAAAGGACAGTGATTGCCTTCAGGgaaaacatatacacacatatagtATTTGGGTCTTAgagtacattttaaaattagattGCCCAGGTTTAATTGATTCTATGtttgtgtaaaataataaaacaatcacAGTCAGTGGTAATAAAGTTAGTATATTGTGAATTAAGTGATTTGGATGCTACATAAACAGTTTCTCTTTCCATCACTATCTCCATCATCTGTCACTAAACATGTAAACgcaacacagaaatgatccataacagtgaaataaaaaacaaactgactaaatcacattttattctCAGTGAACAGGACAGCCTTTTCAGGTTACTGTATGAATTGTTCCACCAAAGCAAGTAACAAGACAGCCTGAGGCCCAATATAAAACATCACAGTGATGTACAGCCTGCAGGTAGAGCACTGACAATGCATAGGAGAGCGATTTTGtgactcatacatgcaaatGAGTTTTATATTTAAGAAGTGCTATTTGTTCCAAAGCAGGAAATGAACCCTCATTTCCACAAATCATTTTTGGTGCTTCGCCATCCTC
The window above is part of the Acanthochromis polyacanthus isolate Apoly-LR-REF ecotype Palm Island chromosome 6, KAUST_Apoly_ChrSc, whole genome shotgun sequence genome. Proteins encoded here:
- the dlgap4a gene encoding disks large-associated protein 4 isoform X1 is translated as MKGLGANRSRHLSDSCEPAGCQQKPLCPLTSDPHSTFLLNPTINHYGTLDPHLHQCPPTSPTALTPDCLLPFSQMSNSSTFPRLHFTSQTDQVDCSQGRVAGGGGVGQGSRAGTLSTSLSMGMGLGLGLTGAPMITSGSATISSAAAAKMNRLPTNLLDQLERHLPLHRDGFSTLQFHRGRMSKQRSESPGRIRHLMHSVQKLFAKSQSLENSAIKGSLNGRSAGGSTGSGDDGGRPTRRSKSKDRAKTEGPKQRPRPNTLGLWSSDDALDTDTTKAGTIAVGYRNPLSMMTLGRAVSDSQAAPRHIPQGYNTISAHTLKTSKSSSDLKFLACQATQVGSKDEEGRTRGSKDDTLVKRGSWSTLTLSQARQVLQKGSATVNRTLLKSKSCHQDLTQQFLQVGGPVPLGDWAGTLGRGRAKGTEIPCRRMRSGSYVKAMGDLEDSEDSEGSPKPSPKSAARRQSYLKATQQSLSEQQPPPPPRKPRCYALMREDYLWSPLQSACSMQHLSSLPSLKELSTNRSLDNLDCLVSPLEAPPRHRNNDFSQCSATLGRGSTAQRVSLHTFFQVCGQGCGHSVPYCEGESQAVEALDLPAPTCFRSRSHSYLRAIQAGCSQDEDTASVDSESPPPTTAGYSYNSNTIGNRKAPPPIPPRTTSKPLISVTLQSSTESAQDTYLDQQDRGSEANSQSGRSNSSDSLCSIRTGSLAKVTRPPPVPVPATTPAPAAASVPPVPAPRDLPPTSTVATTTTSTSTQPQNDTLNISITLEQPPTAPKRKLSSIGIQVDCVQPIPREEPVLLTTPLKFQSIGVQVENGRPLSRDSSMASRQNTESEPQEPQDAAPTQNNTANCTNSQTVNASAPNGQDKAMEQQPLKHTSVPSRIATSPPESLDPALDPSSLPPPDPSLESGNCGSQGDAVQASTPACLRDGNWFLKLLQAETGRMEGWCQQMEQETKDNKLSEEVLGTIRSAVGSAQLLISQKFEQFRGLCNENLNVNANPRPTAQDLAGFWDLLQLSIEDISMKFDELYQLKANNWQLPEKSEKKDDNKQLPSSVPKKPSKPRLSAGKDRSVDSAVDKQRQEARKRLMAAKRAASVRQNSATESADSIEIYVPEAQTRL
- the dlgap4a gene encoding disks large-associated protein 4 isoform X3, coding for MKGLGANRSRHLSDSCEPAGCQQKPLCPLTSDPHSTFLLNPTINHYGTLDPHLHQCPPTSPTALTPDCLLPFSQMSNSSTFPRLHFTSQTDQVDCSQGRVAGGGGVGQGSRAGTLSTSLSMGMGLGLGLTGAPMITSGSATISSAAAAKMNRLPTNLLDQLERHLPLHRDGFSTLQFHRGRMSKQRSESPGRIRHLMHSVQKLFAKSQSLENSAIKGSLNGRSAGGSTGSGDDGGRPTRRSKSKDRAKTEGPKQRPRPNTLGLWSSDDALDTDTTKAGTIAVGYRNPLSMMTLGRAVSDSQAAPRHIPQGYNTISAHTLKTSKSSSDLKFLACQATQVGSKDEEGRTRGSKDDTLVKRGSWSTLTLSQARQVLQKGSATVNRTLLKSKSCHQDLTQQFLQVGGPVPLGDWAGTLGRGRAKGTEIPCRRMRSGSYVKAMGDLEDSEDSEGSPKPSPKSAARRQSYLKATQQSLSEQQPPPPPRKPRCYALMREDYLWSPLQSACSMQHLSSLPSLKELSTNRSLDNLDCLVSPLEAPPRHRNNDFSQCSATLGRGSTAQVCGQGCGHSVPYCEGESQAVEALDLPAPTCFRSRSHSYLRAIQAGCSQDEDTASVDSESPPPTTAGYSYNSNTIGNRKAPPPIPPRTTSKPLISVTLQSSTESAQDTYLDQQDRGSEANSQSGRSNSSDSLCSIRTGSLAKVTRPPPVPVPATTPAPAAASVPPVPAPRDLPPTSTVATTTTSTSTQPQNDTLNISITLEQPPTAPKRKLSSIGIQVDCVQPIPREEPVLLTTPLKFQSIGVQVENGRPLSRDSSMASRQNTESEPQEPQDAAPTQNNTANCTNSQTVNASAPNGQDKAMEQQPLKHTSVPSRIATSPPESLDPALDPSSLPPPDPSLESGNCGSQGDAVQASTPACLRDGNWFLKLLQAETGRMEGWCQQMEQETKDNKLSEEVLGTIRSAVGSAQLLISQKFEQFRGLCNENLNVNANPRPTAQDLAGFWDLLQLSIEDISMKFDELYQLKANNWQLPEKSEKKDDNKQLPSSVPKKPSKPRLSAGKDRSVDSAVDKQRQEARKRLMAAKRAASVRQNSATESADSIEIYVPEAQTRL
- the dlgap4a gene encoding disks large-associated protein 4 isoform X4 is translated as MKGLGANRSRHLSDSCEPAGCQQKPLCPLTSDPHSTFLLNPTINHYGTLDPHLHQCPPTSPTALTPDCLLPFSQMSNSSTFPRLHFTSQTDQVDCSQGRVAGGGGVGQGSRAGTLSTSLSMGMGLGLGLTGAPMITSGSATISSAAAAKMNRLPTNLLDQLERHLPLHRDGFSTLQFHRGRMSKQRSESPGRIRHLMHSVQKLFAKSQSLENSAIKGSLNGRSAGGSTGSGDDGGRPTRRSKSKDRAKTEGPKQRPRPNTLGLWSSDDALDTDTTKAGTIAVGYRNPLSMMTLGRAVSDSQAAPRHIPQGYNTISAHTLKTSKSSSDLKFLACQATQVGSKDEEGRTRGSKDDTLVKRGSWSTLTLSQARQVLQKGSATVNRTLLKSKSCHQDLTQQFLQVPLGDWAGTLGRGRAKGTEIPCRRMRSGSYVKAMGDLEDSEDSEGSPKPSPKSAARRQSYLKATQQSLSEQQPPPPPRKPRCYALMREDYLWSPLQSACSMQHLSSLPSLKELSTNRSLDNLDCLVSPLEAPPRHRNNDFSQCSATLGRGSTAQVCGQGCGHSVPYCEGESQAVEALDLPAPTCFRSRSHSYLRAIQAGCSQDEDTASVDSESPPPTTAGYSYNSNTIGNRKAPPPIPPRTTSKPLISVTLQSSTESAQDTYLDQQDRGSEANSQSGRSNSSDSLCSIRTGSLAKVTRPPPVPVPATTPAPAAASVPPVPAPRDLPPTSTVATTTTSTSTQPQNDTLNISITLEQPPTAPKRKLSSIGIQVDCVQPIPREEPVLLTTPLKFQSIGVQVENGRPLSRDSSMASRQNTESEPQEPQDAAPTQNNTANCTNSQTVNASAPNGQDKAMEQQPLKHTSVPSRIATSPPESLDPALDPSSLPPPDPSLESGNCGSQGDAVQASTPACLRDGNWFLKLLQAETGRMEGWCQQMEQETKDNKLSEEVLGTIRSAVGSAQLLISQKFEQFRGLCNENLNVNANPRPTAQDLAGFWDLLQLSIEDISMKFDELYQLKANNWQLPEKSEKKDDNKQLPSSVPKKPSKPRLSAGKDRSVDSAVDKQRQEARKRLMAAKRAASVRQNSATESADSIEIYVPEAQTRL
- the dlgap4a gene encoding disks large-associated protein 4 isoform X2 translates to MKGLGANRSRHLSDSCEPAGCQQKPLCPLTSDPHSTFLLNPTINHYGTLDPHLHQCPPTSPTALTPDCLLPFSQMSNSSTFPRLHFTSQTDQVDCSQGRVAGGGGVGQGSRAGTLSTSLSMGMGLGLGLTGAPMITSGSATISSAAAAKMNRLPTNLLDQLERHLPLHRDGFSTLQFHRGRMSKQRSESPGRIRHLMHSVQKLFAKSQSLENSAIKGSLNGRSAGGSTGSGDDGGRPTRRSKSKDRAKTEGPKQRPRPNTLGLWSSDDALDTDTTKAGTIAVGYRNPLSMMTLGRAVSDSQAAPRHIPQGYNTISAHTLKTSKSSSDLKFLACQATQVGSKDEEGRTRGSKDDTLVKRGSWSTLTLSQARQVLQKGSATVNRTLLKSKSCHQDLTQQFLQVPLGDWAGTLGRGRAKGTEIPCRRMRSGSYVKAMGDLEDSEDSEGSPKPSPKSAARRQSYLKATQQSLSEQQPPPPPRKPRCYALMREDYLWSPLQSACSMQHLSSLPSLKELSTNRSLDNLDCLVSPLEAPPRHRNNDFSQCSATLGRGSTAQRVSLHTFFQVCGQGCGHSVPYCEGESQAVEALDLPAPTCFRSRSHSYLRAIQAGCSQDEDTASVDSESPPPTTAGYSYNSNTIGNRKAPPPIPPRTTSKPLISVTLQSSTESAQDTYLDQQDRGSEANSQSGRSNSSDSLCSIRTGSLAKVTRPPPVPVPATTPAPAAASVPPVPAPRDLPPTSTVATTTTSTSTQPQNDTLNISITLEQPPTAPKRKLSSIGIQVDCVQPIPREEPVLLTTPLKFQSIGVQVENGRPLSRDSSMASRQNTESEPQEPQDAAPTQNNTANCTNSQTVNASAPNGQDKAMEQQPLKHTSVPSRIATSPPESLDPALDPSSLPPPDPSLESGNCGSQGDAVQASTPACLRDGNWFLKLLQAETGRMEGWCQQMEQETKDNKLSEEVLGTIRSAVGSAQLLISQKFEQFRGLCNENLNVNANPRPTAQDLAGFWDLLQLSIEDISMKFDELYQLKANNWQLPEKSEKKDDNKQLPSSVPKKPSKPRLSAGKDRSVDSAVDKQRQEARKRLMAAKRAASVRQNSATESADSIEIYVPEAQTRL
- the dlgap4a gene encoding disks large-associated protein 4 isoform X5, yielding MKGLGANRSRHLSDSCEPAGCQQKPLCPLTSDPHSTFLLNPTINHYGTLDPHLHQCPPTSPTALTPDCLLPFSQMSNSSTFPRLHFTSQTDQVDCSQGRVAGGGGVGQGSRAGTLSTSLSMGMGLGLGLTGAPMITSGSATISSAAAAKMNRLPTNLLDQLERHLPLHRDGFSTLQFHRGRMSKQRSESPGRIRHLMHSVQKLFAKSQSLENSAIKGSLNGRSAGGSTGSGDDGGRPTRRSKSKDRAKTEGPKQRPRPNTLGLWSSDDALDTDTTKAGTIAVGYRNPLSMMTLGRAVSDSQAAPRHIPQGYNTISAHTLKTSKSSSDLKFLACQATQVGSKDEEGRTRGSKDDTLVKRGSWSTLTLSQARQVLQKGSATVNRTLLKSKSCHQDLTQQFLQVGGPVPLGDWAGTLGRGRAKGTEIPCRRMRSGSYVKAMGDLEDSEDSEGSPKPSPKSAARRQSYLKATQQSLSEQQPPPPPRNSLPSLKELSTNRSLDNLDCLVSPLEAPPRHRNNDFSQCSATLGRGSTAQRVSLHTFFQVCGQGCGHSVPYCEGESQAVEALDLPAPTCFRSRSHSYLRAIQAGCSQDEDTASVDSESPPPTTAGYSYNSNTIGNRKAPPPIPPRTTSKPLISVTLQSSTESAQDTYLDQQDRGSEANSQSGRSNSSDSLCSIRTGSLAKVTRPPPVPVPATTPAPAAASVPPVPAPRDLPPTSTVATTTTSTSTQPQNDTLNISITLEQPPTAPKRKLSSIGIQVDCVQPIPREEPVLLTTPLKFQSIGVQVENGRPLSRDSSMASRQNTESEPQEPQDAAPTQNNTANCTNSQTVNASAPNGQDKAMEQQPLKHTSVPSRIATSPPESLDPALDPSSLPPPDPSLESGNCGSQGDAVQASTPACLRDGNWFLKLLQAETGRMEGWCQQMEQETKDNKLSEEVLGTIRSAVGSAQLLISQKFEQFRGLCNENLNVNANPRPTAQDLAGFWDLLQLSIEDISMKFDELYQLKANNWQLPEKSEKKDDNKQLPSSVPKKPSKPRLSAGKDRSVDSAVDKQRQEARKRLMAAKRAASVRQNSATESADSIEIYVPEAQTRL